One window of the Gemmatimonadota bacterium genome contains the following:
- the dgoD gene encoding galactonate dehydratase yields the protein MKITSVKAVPASSSPQGRPPRNYMFVKVETDEGITGWGEATAGPLSVATQIDEVGQVLVGEDPWQIEKHWQTLYHHFFVRGGVVQMSAISGIEIALWDIKGQAVGLPIYEMLGGKMRDRIWCYGRWDGPTPEGAAETAMNNVSNGLTALKGDPFDHCGLFIPAEAERVAIKKLEAVRKAVGDDVELLVEVHGRLAPADAIRIGNAMADCRPFVYEEPVPPTNLDAMQRVAEAVSIPLATGERLYTKWEFTDLLSRQIVKMIQPDIVQGGGILELKKIAAMAEAHYVGFQPHNPYGPLCTIASLHLDACTPNFMIQEGGISPWFQDACTGDFPVQKDGFLPIPPGPGLGVAMNEAWLKANPWRDDANIWRPRPGTIASLQDTKWV from the coding sequence TTGAAGATTACATCGGTAAAAGCAGTCCCCGCATCATCTTCACCGCAAGGCCGCCCGCCACGCAACTACATGTTTGTGAAGGTTGAAACCGATGAAGGTATCACAGGCTGGGGTGAGGCGACCGCCGGTCCGCTTAGCGTTGCAACCCAGATCGACGAGGTCGGTCAGGTGCTGGTGGGCGAAGACCCCTGGCAGATCGAGAAGCACTGGCAGACGCTCTACCATCACTTTTTTGTGCGGGGCGGTGTCGTGCAGATGTCAGCCATAAGCGGCATAGAAATCGCCCTGTGGGACATCAAAGGCCAGGCCGTGGGACTGCCCATATACGAAATGCTGGGTGGAAAGATGAGAGATCGGATCTGGTGCTATGGCAGGTGGGATGGGCCTACACCTGAAGGGGCTGCTGAAACTGCGATGAACAACGTATCAAATGGATTGACGGCGCTCAAGGGGGATCCGTTTGACCATTGCGGGCTGTTTATTCCGGCAGAAGCCGAACGCGTAGCGATTAAAAAACTGGAAGCTGTTCGCAAAGCAGTGGGTGACGATGTTGAGTTGCTCGTGGAGGTACATGGACGGCTTGCGCCCGCAGACGCCATCCGCATCGGCAATGCGATGGCCGACTGTCGGCCCTTTGTTTACGAAGAACCCGTGCCACCAACAAACCTCGACGCGATGCAACGGGTTGCCGAGGCCGTAAGCATTCCGCTGGCGACAGGTGAACGGCTTTACACCAAGTGGGAATTTACCGACTTGCTGAGCCGACAAATTGTGAAGATGATTCAGCCCGACATTGTTCAGGGTGGCGGCATATTGGAGTTGAAGAAGATTGCGGCGATGGCGGAAGCCCATTATGTCGGTTTCCAACCACACAATCCCTATGGCCCGCTGTGCACGATCGCGTCTTTGCATCTCGACGCATGCACCCCAAATTTTATGATACAGGAAGGCGGAATCAGCCCGTGGTTTCAGGACGCTTGCACGGGCGACTTCCCGGTTCAGAAGGACGGATTTCTGCCAATCCCGCCCGGCCCCGGGCTGGGCGTGGCTATGAACGAAGCGTGGCTCAAGGCAAATCCCTGGCGTGACGACGCAAATATTTGGCGGCCCCGTCCAGGTACGATCGCATCATTGCAAGATACAAAATGGGTCTAA
- a CDS encoding sulfatase, which yields MPQPTQQPNILFVFSDQQRASAMGCYYGDEDLETPHFDAFARQGMKLESAVSTTPLCCPYRAILMTGLHGHRMGITTNGYHPDLSEYAHIGKAFKNAGYRCGYIGKWHLGDVQLDSGHPMRLGFDEEWFVPLVSSHASPNRNYAVNSTETVVGKGFDKPQIEANRAIEFIRGQDGGAPWCLFLSWYPPHPPLVSPEVYLEKYRGRDLKFHPNVKTVDAEALNRFQDHYAHYYGLVTGLDTEWERLMQALEDSGQAENTIVVYTSDHGEMLNSQGWRGKRWPHRESTQIPFLIRWPGKIEANATLDMPFGTPDIFPTLCGLAGINVPSGLDGADLSGVILGSDSNGHQQEYAYMAMHHGFIPWPGWRGIRTAKYNYARMEEGPWVCFDLENDPYEQNNLVEENGAVVSELDGLLVDAMKKAGDSWRDVGREVGDWQEWHGNKQIGQLGLDAEYPGSEAIRIWAERNNLV from the coding sequence ATGCCACAACCGACTCAACAGCCCAATATCCTGTTTGTGTTTTCCGACCAGCAGCGTGCATCGGCAATGGGTTGCTACTACGGCGATGAAGATCTGGAGACACCGCACTTCGACGCATTCGCCAGGCAGGGAATGAAATTGGAAAGTGCCGTGTCAACGACCCCGCTTTGTTGCCCCTACAGGGCCATATTGATGACGGGATTACACGGCCATCGCATGGGGATAACGACCAACGGGTATCATCCGGATCTAAGTGAATATGCCCACATCGGCAAGGCTTTCAAAAACGCAGGGTACCGCTGTGGTTATATCGGCAAATGGCATTTAGGAGATGTACAACTCGATTCGGGTCATCCGATGCGTCTGGGATTCGACGAAGAATGGTTTGTACCTCTGGTATCGAGTCACGCGAGTCCCAATCGAAACTATGCGGTGAACAGCACTGAGACTGTGGTTGGAAAAGGGTTCGACAAGCCGCAGATCGAGGCCAACAGGGCCATTGAATTCATTCGAGGACAGGACGGTGGGGCGCCCTGGTGCCTGTTTCTTTCATGGTATCCCCCTCATCCCCCACTGGTATCTCCAGAGGTATATCTCGAAAAATATCGGGGACGGGACCTGAAGTTTCATCCCAATGTGAAGACCGTAGATGCAGAGGCGCTCAATCGCTTTCAGGACCATTATGCACATTATTACGGTCTCGTAACGGGCCTGGATACTGAGTGGGAACGCTTGATGCAGGCCCTGGAAGACAGTGGTCAGGCGGAAAATACCATTGTGGTGTACACCTCGGATCACGGTGAAATGCTAAACAGCCAGGGCTGGCGAGGCAAACGATGGCCTCATCGCGAATCCACCCAGATTCCTTTTCTGATTCGATGGCCAGGCAAGATTGAAGCCAACGCCACACTGGACATGCCGTTTGGCACGCCAGACATTTTTCCCACGCTATGTGGACTCGCAGGGATCAATGTGCCATCGGGGTTGGACGGGGCCGACCTGTCCGGCGTTATCCTCGGCAGCGATTCCAATGGGCACCAGCAAGAGTACGCCTATATGGCGATGCACCACGGCTTCATTCCGTGGCCCGGCTGGCGCGGGATTCGCACAGCGAAGTACAATTACGCGCGAATGGAGGAAGGACCGTGGGTGTGTTTCGATCTTGAAAACGATCCCTATGAACAGAACAACCTGGTCGAAGAGAATGGCGCGGTCGTGTCGGAACTGGATGGGCTTCTTGTAGATGCGATGAAAAAAGCGGGCGATTCCTGGCGCGATGTCGGCAGGGAAGTAGGCGATTGGCAGGAGTGGCACGGCAATAAACAGATTGGGCAACTCGGATTGGATGCTGAATACCCGGGTTCCGAGGCCATTCGAATCTGGGCAGAACGGAACAATCTTGTGTAG
- a CDS encoding aryl-sulfate sulfotransferase: MNRSVLDWPTGVTVYHPDQCYNGYTLVHGRGPWDPVRGISAEQVNRWHLIDMKGQVVHAFYGNPATQRGSQLFERVANGHYISNGASITEQDWDGNIVWSLSSDFREDARPTGFHHDIQKTSEHTYLAMVADRVDAPQVSRVTLKDDHIMEITSEGEIVWEWWGHHHLEEFGFSDRAKQIIFETGGGQQPGQEGDWLHLNTLHTLPDNPLYDQGDTRFKPGNILSCSRNGNQIFIIEKSTGNIVWNWGYLDQMETMWLNGTEGQDQYLVGPHDPKMLHNGNILIYDNGGGTGYPPINRFYTRLVEINPVSGEVVWEYAAGPQASKFLSIVTGGVQRLPNGNTLSLDTDKGRIFEVTWEGEIVWEYINPRGGFYRTQRIAYPDCPLDSPDPKPADLPVPDHLGLPVSDTLDYCPSL; this comes from the coding sequence ATGAATCGCTCTGTTCTGGACTGGCCAACAGGCGTTACTGTCTATCACCCCGACCAATGTTACAACGGGTACACGCTCGTTCATGGGCGAGGACCCTGGGATCCCGTGCGTGGTATCTCGGCCGAACAGGTCAATAGATGGCACTTGATCGACATGAAGGGTCAGGTGGTTCACGCGTTCTACGGAAACCCGGCGACGCAGCGCGGCTCTCAGCTCTTTGAACGCGTTGCAAACGGCCACTATATCAGCAATGGGGCCTCGATTACCGAACAGGACTGGGATGGAAATATTGTCTGGTCTCTGTCCTCAGACTTCCGGGAGGATGCGCGACCAACGGGTTTCCATCACGACATCCAGAAGACTTCTGAACACACCTATCTCGCCATGGTCGCGGATCGCGTGGATGCCCCTCAGGTATCGCGCGTCACACTCAAAGACGATCACATCATGGAAATAACTTCGGAGGGCGAGATCGTCTGGGAATGGTGGGGGCATCACCACCTGGAAGAATTCGGATTTAGCGATCGTGCGAAGCAGATCATATTTGAAACTGGCGGGGGGCAACAGCCCGGACAGGAAGGGGACTGGCTCCATCTGAATACGCTTCACACACTTCCCGATAATCCCTTATATGATCAGGGCGACACGAGATTCAAGCCGGGAAATATTCTCAGCTGTTCCAGAAATGGAAATCAGATATTCATTATCGAGAAATCGACTGGAAATATCGTCTGGAATTGGGGCTATTTGGATCAGATGGAAACCATGTGGTTAAACGGGACCGAAGGGCAGGATCAATACCTGGTAGGTCCACACGATCCCAAAATGCTGCACAACGGAAATATCCTGATTTACGACAATGGAGGCGGTACGGGCTATCCTCCGATTAATCGATTCTACACCCGGCTTGTAGAAATCAATCCCGTGAGTGGAGAAGTCGTATGGGAATATGCTGCGGGGCCTCAGGCCAGCAAATTCCTGAGCATTGTTACCGGCGGTGTACAGCGCCTCCCGAATGGGAATACGCTAAGTCTGGATACGGACAAGGGACGGATCTTTGAAGTGACCTGGGAAGGTGAAATCGTATGGGAGTACATCAATCCGAGAGGCGGGTTCTACAGAACCCAGCGCATTGCCTACCCCGATTGCCCACTGGATTCTCCGGACCCGAAGCCAGCAGACCTCCCGGTTCCCGATCACCTCGGCCTGCCGGTATCAGATACCCTGGATTACTGCCCATCTCTCTAA